A genomic region of Chlamydiota bacterium contains the following coding sequences:
- a CDS encoding sodium:solute symporter, whose translation MPGIYWGGLVSMVVFYLAVFWVGVYFPQKKDSGSTEDLILAGRRMPLWVAICTMTATWVCGGYINGTAENIYKNGITWGAQAGLCYSISLILGGLFFAKIMRRHGFTTLLDPFERRFGKAVAGILFFPALAGEVFWSGAILMALGSTFGTILNLDLATSIILSSGIVIGYTVAGGLWAVAYTDVVQLALIFIGLVAAIPFAVGHVGGWAGMVERYHAMGGTFTSILPPVRDIAHSRGWTVPQVWNWWDWSLLLMLGGIPWNVYFQRVLAVPNARVARNFSVYAGFLCALAAVPPVIIGIIGSVFPWRTLELGIDYPAMVLPYVLRYLTPYWVGVLGLGAVAAAVMSSVDSSFLSASAMFTWNWYRRILNPNSSERSLRVVLRISTVAVGVAATVIALKVRSVQALWYLCSDFVYVILFPQLVAALFWKSANRAGSIAGLAVSLVLRFGGGDPLLGIPQFIPYPWWDPASGTLFPFKTIAMLCGMAAILAVSKATARVCPPRPLGSNPGS comes from the coding sequence ATCTGCACGATGACGGCGACGTGGGTCTGCGGCGGGTACATCAACGGCACCGCCGAGAACATCTACAAGAACGGGATCACCTGGGGGGCGCAGGCGGGGCTCTGCTACTCGATCTCGCTGATCCTGGGCGGGCTCTTCTTCGCCAAGATCATGCGCCGCCACGGCTTCACCACGCTCCTCGACCCGTTCGAGCGGCGCTTCGGGAAGGCCGTGGCGGGGATCCTCTTCTTCCCGGCGCTCGCGGGGGAGGTATTCTGGAGCGGGGCGATCCTGATGGCCCTCGGTTCGACCTTCGGCACCATTCTGAACCTCGACCTCGCGACCTCCATCATCCTCTCCTCCGGCATCGTCATCGGCTACACCGTCGCGGGGGGGCTCTGGGCGGTGGCGTACACGGACGTGGTGCAGCTCGCCCTCATCTTCATCGGCCTCGTCGCCGCCATCCCGTTCGCCGTCGGGCACGTGGGGGGATGGGCGGGGATGGTCGAGCGCTACCACGCGATGGGGGGGACGTTCACCTCGATCCTCCCGCCCGTGCGCGACATCGCGCACAGCCGGGGGTGGACGGTCCCGCAGGTATGGAACTGGTGGGACTGGTCGCTCCTGCTGATGCTCGGCGGGATCCCGTGGAACGTCTACTTCCAGCGCGTCCTCGCCGTGCCGAACGCGCGGGTCGCCCGGAACTTCTCCGTCTATGCCGGCTTCCTCTGCGCGCTCGCGGCGGTGCCGCCGGTCATCATCGGCATCATCGGGAGCGTCTTCCCGTGGAGGACGCTGGAGCTCGGCATCGACTACCCGGCGATGGTGCTCCCGTACGTGCTCCGCTACCTCACCCCGTACTGGGTCGGCGTCCTCGGCCTCGGGGCGGTCGCGGCGGCGGTGATGTCGTCGGTGGACTCGTCGTTCCTCTCGGCGTCGGCGATGTTCACGTGGAACTGGTACCGGCGGATACTGAACCCGAACAGCAGCGAACGGTCGCTCCGGGTCGTGCTGCGGATTTCCACCGTCGCCGTCGGCGTCGCCGCGACGGTGATCGCCCTGAAGGTGAGGAGCGTGCAGGCGCTCTGGTACCTGTGCAGCGACTTCGTCTATGTGATCCTCTTCCCGCAGCTCGTGGCGGCCCTCTTCTGGAAGAGCGCCAACCGCGCCGGTTCGATCGCGGGGCTCGCCGTCTCGCTGGTTCTGCGCTTCGGCGGGGGGGACCCGCTCCTCGGGATCCCGCAGTTCATCCCGTACCCGTGGTGGGACCCGGCCTCGGGGACGCTCTTCCCGTTCAAGACGATCGCGATGCTGTGCGGGATGGCGGCGATCCTCGCCGTGTCGAAGGCGACCGCCCGCGTCTGCCCCCCCCGCCCGCTGGGGTCGAATCCCGGCTCTTGA
- the trxB gene encoding thioredoxin-disulfide reductase, translating to MTDHLHDLLIVGGGPAGLSAGIYAARDGLDCILLEGRVPGGQLTGIAEIANYPGFPGTVSGFELAEKMRGQAAAFGLNIAAEEARGISRRNDRIEVACAGGVHAARAVIIATGATLKKLGVPGENRLTGRGVSYCGTCDGPLFRDRRVAVVGGGDTAVEEAVFIARFAARVTLIHRRNALRASPGLQRRAFGEKKIDFCWNSVVREIRGQERVCGVVVGNPGEAGEMREIPCEGVFIFVGSAPNTGFLKGVVDLDEAGRVVVDGSMAASLPGVFAAGDVRSGSVRQIASAVGDGVTAVLRAEIFLGVHG from the coding sequence ATGACCGACCATCTGCACGACCTGCTCATCGTCGGCGGAGGCCCCGCGGGGCTCTCCGCCGGAATCTATGCGGCGCGGGACGGCCTCGACTGCATCCTCCTCGAGGGCCGGGTCCCGGGCGGCCAGCTCACGGGGATAGCCGAGATCGCCAACTACCCGGGGTTCCCGGGGACGGTCTCCGGTTTCGAGCTCGCCGAGAAGATGCGAGGGCAGGCGGCCGCCTTCGGCCTGAACATCGCGGCGGAGGAGGCGCGGGGGATCTCCCGGCGCAACGACCGGATCGAGGTCGCCTGCGCCGGAGGCGTTCACGCGGCGCGGGCGGTCATCATCGCCACCGGCGCCACGTTGAAGAAGCTCGGGGTCCCGGGGGAGAACCGTCTGACGGGGCGCGGGGTTTCGTACTGCGGGACCTGCGACGGCCCGTTGTTCCGCGACCGGCGGGTCGCGGTGGTGGGGGGGGGCGACACCGCGGTGGAGGAGGCGGTATTCATCGCGCGCTTCGCCGCCCGGGTGACGCTCATCCACCGGCGCAACGCGCTCCGGGCGAGCCCGGGCCTCCAGCGACGCGCATTCGGCGAGAAGAAGATCGACTTCTGCTGGAACTCGGTCGTCCGTGAGATACGGGGACAGGAGCGTGTCTGCGGCGTCGTGGTCGGGAACCCCGGGGAGGCGGGGGAGATGCGCGAGATCCCCTGCGAGGGGGTCTTCATCTTCGTCGGGAGCGCGCCCAATACCGGTTTCTTGAAGGGGGTTGTCGATCTCGACGAGGCGGGCCGCGTCGTCGTCGACGGATCGATGGCGGCGTCCCTCCCCGGCGTTTTCGCCGCGGGCGACGTGCGCAGCGGCTCGGTGCGCCAGATCGCCTCCGCCGTCGGCGACGGCGTCACCGCCGTCCTGCGGGCCGAGATCTTTCTCGGCGTGCACGGCTGA
- a CDS encoding CDP-alcohol phosphatidyltransferase — translation MNAQLIAWGVQAYTALGLAAGFFAVRAWLDGSPRQAFLLLTLSTIIDATDGPLARRFETRRLLPEFNGRRLDDIVDFLNFVLVPSLILAVAEMLPERQWAWALVPVVASAYGFCQERAKTDDGFFTGFPSYWNVVVFYLYLLGCGKAFNLAIVLLFSAMVFVPVKYIDPFKTKPLRLLTAPLTVLWGLSILWLVFTAKRADPFIVRASLAYPIYYFLASFWINLRGGGS, via the coding sequence ATGAATGCGCAGCTGATCGCCTGGGGCGTACAGGCGTACACCGCGCTCGGCCTGGCGGCCGGGTTCTTCGCCGTGCGCGCCTGGCTCGACGGGAGCCCCCGCCAGGCGTTCCTCCTCCTCACCCTCTCGACGATCATCGACGCCACCGACGGCCCCCTCGCCCGCCGCTTCGAGACCCGGCGGCTCCTCCCGGAGTTCAACGGGAGGCGGCTCGACGACATCGTCGATTTCCTCAACTTCGTCCTCGTCCCCTCCCTCATCCTCGCCGTCGCCGAGATGCTCCCCGAACGGCAGTGGGCGTGGGCGCTCGTCCCCGTCGTCGCGAGCGCCTACGGCTTCTGCCAGGAGCGGGCGAAGACCGACGACGGCTTCTTCACCGGCTTCCCGAGCTACTGGAACGTCGTGGTCTTCTACCTGTACCTGCTCGGCTGCGGGAAGGCGTTCAATCTCGCGATCGTGCTCCTCTTCTCGGCGATGGTCTTCGTCCCGGTCAAGTACATCGACCCGTTCAAGACCAAGCCGCTGCGGCTCCTGACCGCGCCGCTGACCGTGCTCTGGGGGCTCTCGATCCTCTGGCTGGTCTTCACCGCGAAGCGGGCGGACCCGTTCATCGTCCGCGCATCCCTCGCCTACCCGATCTACTACTTCCTCGCCTCGTTCTGGATCAACCTGCGCGGGGGCGGATCCTGA
- a CDS encoding LysM peptidoglycan-binding domain-containing protein encodes MDAVEERLAAAERAAAAERLAAEKKLRAVVEVVTAENAQLRQAIAELGAASGAGGEYTVRPGDTLAGIAQRHGVRVQALREANDIEDPDVLRAGRKLAIPRPAR; translated from the coding sequence ATCGACGCGGTGGAGGAGCGGCTCGCGGCGGCGGAGCGGGCGGCGGCGGCGGAGCGCCTTGCCGCGGAGAAGAAGCTCCGGGCGGTCGTGGAGGTGGTGACCGCGGAGAACGCCCAGCTCCGGCAGGCGATTGCGGAACTTGGCGCGGCGTCCGGGGCGGGGGGGGAGTACACGGTCAGGCCGGGGGACACGCTCGCGGGGATCGCGCAGCGTCACGGGGTCCGGGTGCAGGCGCTGCGGGAGGCGAACGATATCGAGGACCCGGACGTGCTGCGGGCGGGCCGGAAACTCGCCATCCCCCGGCCCGCCCGCTGA